Proteins from a single region of Candidatus Poribacteria bacterium:
- a CDS encoding ABC transporter substrate-binding protein, whose amino-acid sequence MKMKRIVIFAFALASIALTVGLLSCGRVVSVVSNGEMPQMMSEEIPIGVVVALTGQHAEPYGFPMQRGFELAREEINSRGGVNLTFITVDDHSTPEGAKAAVQHLVDQGVPAIVGLAISTHLKAAAPIAQENRVIAFSSVSSAAGLSGIGNFIFRTSLATNISIPSGVMVTQQKLGYQKVATIYDEIDVYARSSNEVLETVLAANGVEILTQETFKTGDTDFSQQLMNIMAVEPDALFISALSQEIAQIVGQTSEVGFPDTLRVIAPDLTMDEVQKAGDGAEGTIGFIGWSTTSDAPGNQTFIENYRAKYGIEPEPWAAQSYVTLHVLANAIKIAQSADSTAIRDALAETKDFSTILGDFSFNPDGDALYDQIVLVVKDGEFQVLE is encoded by the coding sequence ATGAAAATGAAAAGAATCGTAATATTCGCATTTGCTTTAGCAAGCATTGCTTTGACTGTCGGACTTTTGAGTTGTGGTAGAGTCGTCTCGGTAGTATCTAATGGCGAAATGCCTCAGATGATGAGCGAAGAGATTCCCATCGGTGTTGTTGTAGCACTGACAGGACAGCACGCCGAACCGTATGGGTTTCCTATGCAACGCGGTTTTGAATTGGCACGCGAAGAGATTAACAGCCGTGGTGGTGTGAATCTCACGTTTATCACTGTGGACGATCATAGCACCCCGGAGGGTGCGAAGGCAGCCGTACAACATCTGGTTGATCAAGGTGTCCCTGCTATAGTCGGGCTTGCTATCTCGACGCACCTTAAAGCGGCTGCTCCAATTGCGCAGGAAAATCGGGTCATCGCTTTCAGTTCGGTTTCCTCCGCTGCAGGTTTGAGCGGGATTGGAAATTTTATTTTTCGCACCAGCCTTGCCACAAATATAAGCATTCCGAGTGGGGTAATGGTGACGCAGCAGAAACTCGGCTATCAAAAAGTCGCGACGATCTATGATGAGATTGATGTCTACGCCAGAAGTAGCAACGAAGTGTTAGAGACAGTACTTGCGGCAAACGGGGTTGAGATACTCACGCAGGAAACCTTTAAAACCGGCGATACCGATTTTTCTCAGCAATTAATGAATATAATGGCGGTGGAGCCGGATGCGCTCTTTATCTCCGCCCTCTCACAAGAAATAGCGCAGATTGTTGGACAAACATCCGAGGTAGGTTTTCCAGATACGCTTCGCGTAATTGCGCCTGATTTAACCATGGATGAAGTCCAAAAGGCGGGCGATGGTGCTGAAGGGACGATAGGTTTTATCGGATGGTCTACTACATCTGATGCCCCCGGAAACCAAACCTTTATTGAGAATTATCGGGCGAAATACGGTATTGAACCTGAACCGTGGGCGGCACAATCGTATGTGACGCTCCATGTTCTCGCCAATGCGATTAAGATAGCACAATCGGCGGATTCGACCGCCATTCGGGACGCGCTTGCAGAGACGAAGGATTTCTCCACGATTTTAGGCGACTTCTCTTTTAACCCTGACGGAGATGCCCTGTATGACCAGATTGTTCTGGTTGTTAAGGATGGAGAATTTCAGGTGCTTGAATGA
- a CDS encoding carboxypeptidase regulatory-like domain-containing protein has translation MNNTIYLILLLLFFTTAVGICQTPDGASLHGTCVDAENGQPIPDVLVRADAEKIASVYPDRDFEHATATRANGTFSLTIPNDPQTYYAFSLMALHPKYQAKRLRQEMSPGKRKYDLGKIALKHTLSLKGSISGEKNLAGLIVNLKMHAKSADFFRAAAPIEHGAKTDTTGNFHFAELYPIAYTLTISRNDVIIAYVESINPEKQAEVSIRLPKLETLRGTVVDGRAHPIANALIYATRHAETPHGHSAILAAAQTDDAGNFQMQVVETKSQFLSLEISKRGYFSRIYENVDIEKMPSVVRLEKGVTVKGRVILPEALPADAQFTVRVFHADTQPLDTQIEPSLNPLALHKPLLSRYFPVTESAFHIDGLFAEEYTLYISGDGISATRIDVDASTNPEELLIIADRPTATLQGQVLWADTGEPVRNAVVSRAWYPWELHPSDMSMTLDRFEVETDAHGKFKFRNLTETHYQLHIRAVRAVFEDTTERYQRTRIHKQITIPAPNTACRIYLGKRDGTPFAK, from the coding sequence ATGAATAATACTATCTATTTGATTTTGCTACTGCTCTTTTTTACTACCGCCGTTGGCATCTGCCAAACACCAGACGGCGCATCCCTCCACGGCACATGCGTTGATGCCGAAAACGGGCAACCGATTCCCGATGTCCTTGTCCGTGCCGATGCTGAAAAGATCGCAAGTGTCTATCCCGACCGAGATTTTGAGCACGCAACAGCAACCCGTGCTAATGGCACTTTTTCACTAACGATCCCGAATGACCCACAGACCTACTACGCCTTCTCACTCATGGCACTTCATCCGAAGTATCAGGCGAAACGCTTGCGGCAGGAGATGTCCCCCGGAAAAAGGAAATATGATTTAGGAAAAATCGCACTGAAACACACGTTATCCCTGAAAGGCAGTATTTCTGGAGAAAAGAATCTCGCTGGACTTATCGTGAACCTAAAAATGCACGCCAAGTCGGCGGACTTCTTTCGTGCCGCCGCACCAATTGAACACGGAGCGAAAACTGACACCACGGGCAATTTCCACTTCGCTGAACTCTATCCGATTGCGTACACCTTGACAATTTCCCGAAACGATGTTATTATAGCCTACGTAGAATCTATTAACCCAGAAAAACAAGCAGAGGTTTCTATTCGCTTACCGAAACTGGAGACATTACGCGGGACAGTTGTTGACGGACGGGCACATCCGATAGCAAACGCGTTGATTTACGCAACGCGCCACGCCGAAACACCACACGGACACAGTGCTATTCTCGCAGCAGCGCAGACAGACGACGCTGGCAACTTTCAGATGCAAGTCGTAGAAACCAAATCGCAGTTTCTATCGCTTGAGATAAGCAAGAGGGGCTACTTTTCCAGAATCTACGAGAACGTGGATATCGAAAAGATGCCGTCGGTTGTTCGACTTGAAAAAGGAGTTACCGTTAAAGGACGCGTTATCCTGCCAGAGGCACTCCCCGCGGATGCACAGTTCACCGTAAGAGTGTTCCACGCCGATACACAGCCCCTGGATACACAGATCGAACCGAGCCTGAATCCGCTGGCGTTACATAAACCGCTCTTATCAAGATATTTTCCTGTAACAGAATCCGCTTTCCACATTGACGGACTGTTTGCAGAAGAATACACCCTCTATATCAGCGGAGACGGTATCTCGGCAACACGTATTGATGTGGACGCATCAACGAATCCTGAAGAGCTCCTTATCATAGCGGATCGACCCACTGCAACGCTGCAGGGTCAAGTGCTCTGGGCGGATACTGGCGAACCTGTCCGCAATGCTGTTGTTTCGCGGGCGTGGTATCCCTGGGAATTGCATCCGTCCGATATGTCAATGACACTGGATCGATTTGAGGTAGAGACAGACGCGCACGGCAAGTTTAAGTTCCGGAATCTTACCGAAACGCACTATCAACTACACATCCGTGCTGTTCGCGCGGTATTTGAGGATACCACAGAACGTTATCAACGGACGCGCATTCACAAACAGATCACAATTCCGGCTCCTAACACTGCATGCCGTATCTATCTGGGAAAACGAGACGGTACCCCTTTTGCAAAGTAG
- a CDS encoding RNA polymerase sigma factor, whose translation MDESRDEELVYQSLDDENADAFEILYHRYEMSLLNFFYRRVGSWETAQDLMQETFIRVHKHLGTLRDRKKFSSWMFSIAKQLIATHIRESRRSVETDPVDEIFETYTIAPAHRSPIASIIAEEQLEIVRMLAQRLPESERRAFELRLDNMTLEEIAKTLDISSSATKVRLHRAKQKLVAWMKSEYPDEFNHILGDKS comes from the coding sequence ATGGATGAGTCACGCGACGAAGAATTGGTGTATCAAAGTTTAGACGATGAGAATGCGGATGCTTTTGAAATCCTCTATCACCGCTATGAGATGTCGCTTCTGAATTTTTTCTACAGACGCGTTGGGAGCTGGGAAACCGCGCAAGATCTGATGCAAGAGACGTTTATCAGAGTGCACAAACACCTCGGAACCCTGCGGGATCGTAAAAAGTTTTCAAGTTGGATGTTTAGCATCGCGAAACAACTCATTGCCACACACATCCGAGAGAGTCGGAGAAGCGTTGAGACGGATCCAGTTGATGAAATCTTTGAAACCTACACAATAGCACCTGCGCACCGCTCGCCTATAGCGTCAATAATTGCCGAAGAGCAATTAGAAATCGTCCGTATGTTGGCGCAGCGGCTGCCGGAGTCAGAGCGTAGGGCGTTTGAATTAAGACTTGATAACATGACGCTTGAAGAAATCGCGAAAACATTAGACATTAGTTCATCGGCGACAAAGGTGCGGTTGCATCGGGCAAAACAGAAGTTAGTTGCTTGGATGAAATCGGAGTATCCGGACGAATTCAATCATATACTCGGTGATAAAAGTTAG
- a CDS encoding 4Fe-4S binding protein: protein MTYVICEPCIDVKDSACVDVCPVDCIHPHPTGAADEFAEVNQLYIDPEECIDCGICEPECPVEAIFIEDEVPEEWEDFIDINAAYFE, encoded by the coding sequence ATGACGTACGTAATTTGTGAACCCTGCATCGACGTAAAAGACAGCGCGTGTGTTGATGTCTGTCCGGTGGATTGTATTCATCCGCATCCGACAGGTGCAGCCGATGAATTTGCGGAAGTTAACCAACTCTACATTGATCCTGAAGAGTGCATCGATTGTGGTATATGTGAACCGGAATGCCCGGTTGAGGCGATCTTTATAGAGGATGAAGTCCCTGAAGAGTGGGAAGATTTCATAGACATTAACGCAGCGTATTTCGAGTAA
- a CDS encoding adenylosuccinate synthase → MSNIVILGAQWGDESKGKLTDVFAGDADVVARYQGGDNAGHTIVLGDQTFILHLIPSGILRPDTVNVIGNGVVINLETLFGEIDRLQAQGIEVSSDNLKISDRAHLILPYHKAVEQWEQMGSATKIGTTSRGIGPTYSDKMNRHAGIRVGDLLEFDQFQKKLDYNLETKAEALQIGGPDRHVLLETYYAYAQRITPYVTDTVAFMHEALATEKRILFEGAQGTMLDIDFGTYPYVTSSNCTAGAVCTGLGIGPKAIQEVLGVSKAYVTRVGGGPFPTEMPPDLDEEIRQIGKEYGATTQRPRRCGWLDLVALRYATQINGLTAIAMTKLDVFDTLTDLQVCVAYRYKGQETTRFPSSLQVLEECEPVYETLPGWEQPLTEARTAADIPQRTKDYVAYVSDYLNVPIPIISIGPDRDQIVQLGQPLW, encoded by the coding sequence ATGTCAAACATTGTCATCTTAGGTGCACAGTGGGGCGATGAGAGTAAAGGTAAACTGACCGATGTCTTTGCCGGAGATGCGGATGTCGTCGCACGCTATCAGGGCGGCGATAATGCTGGGCATACCATCGTTCTCGGTGATCAGACCTTTATTCTTCATCTCATCCCATCGGGTATCCTCAGACCCGACACCGTGAACGTTATCGGCAACGGAGTCGTCATCAATCTGGAGACGCTCTTCGGTGAAATTGACCGGTTGCAGGCACAGGGTATTGAGGTCAGCAGTGATAACTTGAAAATCAGCGACCGCGCCCACCTTATTCTCCCCTACCATAAGGCGGTTGAGCAGTGGGAACAGATGGGAAGTGCTACCAAAATCGGCACCACCTCGCGCGGTATTGGACCCACCTACTCCGATAAGATGAACCGACATGCTGGCATTCGCGTCGGCGATCTCCTTGAGTTTGACCAGTTCCAAAAGAAATTGGATTACAACCTCGAAACCAAAGCCGAAGCACTCCAGATAGGCGGCCCCGATCGACACGTCCTTCTCGAAACCTACTACGCCTACGCACAGCGGATTACGCCTTATGTGACCGATACCGTCGCATTCATGCATGAGGCACTTGCGACTGAAAAACGGATTCTCTTTGAAGGCGCACAGGGAACAATGCTGGATATAGATTTTGGAACATATCCCTACGTCACATCCTCTAACTGCACCGCAGGTGCCGTTTGTACCGGACTCGGCATCGGACCCAAAGCGATTCAAGAGGTGTTGGGGGTCTCCAAAGCCTACGTAACGCGCGTCGGCGGTGGACCCTTCCCTACGGAGATGCCACCCGACTTGGACGAAGAGATTCGGCAAATCGGAAAAGAATACGGTGCTACGACGCAACGTCCCAGACGCTGCGGGTGGCTTGATCTCGTCGCACTCCGATATGCAACGCAAATTAACGGACTCACCGCTATCGCAATGACGAAACTCGATGTATTTGATACACTCACCGATTTGCAGGTTTGTGTCGCTTACCGCTATAAAGGACAAGAAACCACCCGTTTCCCGAGTAGCCTACAAGTGTTAGAAGAGTGCGAACCGGTCTATGAAACGCTGCCCGGATGGGAACAACCTTTAACCGAAGCACGCACCGCAGCGGATATTCCGCAACGCACCAAAGACTATGTCGCTTATGTCTCCGATTACCTCAACGTCCCGATCCCGATTATCTCTATTGGACCCGATAGAGATCAAATTGTACAGTTAGGACAACCCCTCTGGTAA
- the rpsI gene encoding 30S ribosomal protein S9, translating into MAIEQFWGTGRRKTSVARVRIIPGGEAGIIVNKKPIQEYFQRADHWQAAQRPIEHVEKSGEFAVLVNVKGGGHTGQAGAISHGLARALVKADESLKSSLKKAGFLTRDPRMVERKKYGQKGARARFQFSKR; encoded by the coding sequence ATGGCTATTGAACAATTCTGGGGAACCGGTCGACGTAAAACCTCAGTGGCGCGGGTCCGTATTATCCCCGGTGGTGAAGCTGGGATTATCGTCAATAAGAAACCGATTCAGGAATACTTCCAACGTGCCGACCACTGGCAGGCAGCGCAACGCCCGATCGAGCATGTTGAGAAAAGCGGTGAGTTTGCTGTACTCGTCAACGTCAAAGGTGGCGGGCATACCGGGCAGGCTGGCGCGATTTCACACGGACTCGCACGCGCACTCGTTAAAGCTGATGAATCCTTGAAGTCTTCCCTGAAAAAAGCAGGGTTTTTGACTCGCGATCCGAGAATGGTCGAGCGGAAGAAATACGGGCAAAAAGGCGCACGCGCACGCTTTCAATTCTCTAAGCGTTAG
- the rplM gene encoding 50S ribosomal protein L13, which translates to MVLKTKTYFPKTGKDIKWYVVDAEGQVLGRLASGIAQVLRGKNDPRFTPHADLGFRVAVVNAEKVHVTGNKREQKTYFRHSGYPGGDKYRTFNEQMKLKPEAIIMDAVKGMLPKNSLGRQLMKGLKVYTGPSHPHQAQEPEVLTF; encoded by the coding sequence ATGGTACTGAAAACGAAAACCTATTTTCCGAAAACGGGTAAAGACATTAAATGGTATGTGGTAGACGCGGAGGGGCAGGTACTCGGGCGTTTAGCATCCGGCATCGCACAAGTACTGCGCGGAAAAAATGACCCGCGGTTTACGCCCCACGCCGATTTAGGTTTTCGCGTTGCTGTTGTGAATGCAGAGAAGGTACACGTCACGGGAAACAAGCGTGAGCAGAAAACCTATTTTAGGCATAGCGGCTACCCGGGTGGTGATAAATACCGAACCTTCAATGAGCAGATGAAACTCAAGCCAGAGGCGATTATCATGGATGCCGTCAAGGGCATGCTCCCCAAGAATAGCCTCGGCAGGCAATTAATGAAGGGACTCAAAGTTTACACTGGACCGTCTCACCCGCATCAAGCACAGGAACCGGAAGTCTTAACGTTTTAA
- a CDS encoding TAXI family TRAP transporter solute-binding subunit: protein MLHISICLVLIASVVFCGCSDKQSAEKPKTDNTASQEKEWLSILGGTIGGSFSQFAGGVRQVVTKHEPHLKISVDGSAGSVENTRRVNEDPEALGVVFAAESYLGYHGKDIFAEEGPKTNIRVVTLLFVAYDQFSTLANSDVHQFEDIVGRKIAVGASGSGTAQTLERLSKLAGIWGEFTPIYKGGTAAAEALQNGQVDGFQWLVSVPNSAVIELTTIKSIRMLDLDTPAKKYGFYEKYPFYLSGSLPEGAYEGKVKPVKTILMPTLLIAHKDVSEKTIYTILKHVYAPEGHQAMLLVNQAAADMTIENGSKAFVIPLHRGAYKFWSEQGIEIPTHAMPVD, encoded by the coding sequence GTGTTACATATATCTATATGCCTTGTACTGATTGCATCCGTTGTTTTCTGTGGTTGTAGCGATAAACAATCGGCTGAAAAACCGAAAACAGATAACACGGCTTCTCAGGAAAAGGAATGGCTCTCAATTCTCGGAGGCACCATCGGTGGTAGTTTTTCGCAGTTCGCCGGAGGCGTGCGTCAAGTCGTCACGAAACACGAACCACATCTGAAAATATCTGTTGACGGCTCCGCAGGTTCTGTCGAAAATACGCGGCGTGTCAACGAAGACCCGGAAGCCCTCGGTGTCGTTTTTGCCGCTGAAAGTTATCTCGGCTATCACGGCAAAGATATTTTCGCAGAAGAGGGACCCAAAACCAATATCCGCGTGGTAACCCTGCTCTTTGTCGCCTATGACCAGTTCTCAACCTTAGCGAACAGTGATGTTCATCAGTTTGAGGACATCGTTGGCAGGAAAATCGCCGTAGGCGCGAGCGGCTCCGGCACCGCACAGACGTTGGAGCGGTTATCGAAATTGGCGGGTATCTGGGGCGAGTTCACACCGATTTACAAGGGCGGCACTGCAGCCGCCGAGGCACTTCAAAACGGACAAGTCGATGGATTCCAGTGGCTTGTCAGTGTGCCAAATAGTGCCGTCATTGAGTTGACAACGATTAAATCCATCCGGATGTTGGACCTTGACACACCTGCTAAGAAGTACGGTTTCTACGAGAAATACCCGTTCTACCTCTCTGGCTCTTTGCCTGAAGGCGCGTATGAAGGCAAAGTTAAACCTGTAAAAACTATTTTGATGCCAACGCTACTCATCGCACACAAGGATGTCAGCGAGAAGACGATCTATACCATCCTAAAACACGTTTACGCACCGGAAGGGCATCAGGCAATGCTGCTCGTAAACCAAGCAGCAGCAGATATGACAATAGAAAACGGATCAAAGGCGTTTGTAATTCCATTACATCGCGGGGCATACAAATTTTGGAGCGAACAAGGCATCGAAATCCCAACCCACGCAATGCCCGTGGATTAA